ACGGTTAATGTCACCCCCCGTGCAGCAGCGGATTTAGAACGTTTGACAGATTGGTGGCTGCTTGAAAAAGAAAATCCTCTCATCGCTAAAAGCATTCATGATTCTTTTTGGGACAAGGCTCTCACTTTAGAAGACAGAGCTTATTTATACCGCGTTCCCTGGGATACTCATCCGCAACTGGCAGACCTTGATTACCACTTATTCACGTTCAACCCGAAGTATCATGCCGTAATGCTCTATCGAATTGATGAAGCTACTAACACGGTACATGTCCAATTTGTTTGTGATTCGAGGGAAAACAAGATTTTAACGGAAATGATAGATATAGCCAAGAAAATGAATCTTCTTAATTTATAAAAGCTAGCAATTGCTGACCGGCCCCAGTAAAAACGGATATTGAAAGAAAAGCCTCCAGTCGTGGGATAGAATTACGACTGGAGGTTTTGTCATGTCAGGAAAAGAAGGAATGCCGCGATATGGGCAGGAGATCAAAGAGATTGTTGTCCAGGCATACGCA
This genomic window from Acetonema longum DSM 6540 contains:
- a CDS encoding type II toxin-antitoxin system RelE/ParE family toxin, whose product is MPSMQRKKYTVNVTPRAAADLERLTDWWLLEKENPLIAKSIHDSFWDKALTLEDRAYLYRVPWDTHPQLADLDYHLFTFNPKYHAVMLYRIDEATNTVHVQFVCDSRENKILTEMIDIAKKMNLLNL